In Macadamia integrifolia cultivar HAES 741 chromosome 12, SCU_Mint_v3, whole genome shotgun sequence, the following are encoded in one genomic region:
- the LOC122057792 gene encoding serine/threonine-protein phosphatase PP1-like has translation MMMTIEGVMDTTILDDIIRRLLEGKGGKQVQLSESEIRQICVNARHVFLSQPTLLHLHAPIKICGDVHGQYQDLLRLFDYGGFPPTANYLFLGDYVDRGKQSLETICLLLAYKVRYPNNIFLLRGNHEDAKINRIYGFYDECKRRFNVRLWKIFIDCFNCLPLAALVDEKILCMHGGLSPDLDNVNQINDLARPTEIPDNGLLCDLLWSDPDSQIEGWAESDRGVSCTFGADRVTEFLERNDLDLICRGHQVVEDGYEFFAKRRLVTIFSAPNYGGEFDNAGALLSVDEALMCSFEILKPVENKPVETKQVEHKPTEGSSNTSGLTLKKVLLSTGSSGFR, from the exons ATGATGATGACGATTGAGGGTGTGATGGACACGACGATTTTGGACGATATCATTCGGAGGCTTCTTGAGGGTAAAGGGGGAAAACAGGTTCAATTATCTGAGAGTGAGATCCGGCAGATCTGCGTCAACGCCAGACATGTCTTTCTTTCCCAGCCCACTCTCCTTCATCTCCACGCTCCCATCAAAATTTGTG GTGATGTACATGGGCAGTACCAAGATCTTTTGAGATTGTTTGATTATGGTGGTTTCCCTCCCACTGCAAATTACCTTTTTCTTGGGGATTATGTTGATCGTGGCAAACAAAGCTTAGAGACTATATGCTTGCTTCTAGCCTACAAAGTGAGGTATCCTAACAATATCTTCCTTCTGAGGGGGAACCATGAAGATGCAAAAATTAATAGAATCTATGGTTTCTATGACGAGTGTAAAAGAAGGTTTAATGTCCGGCTGTGGAAGATTTTCATCGACTGCTTTAATTGTTTGCCTTTGGCCGCACTCGTTGATGAAAAGATACTTTGCATGCATGGTGGACTCTCTCCAGATTTGGATAATGTGAATCAAATAAATGACCTTGCAAGGCCTACTGAAATTCCAGATAACGGTCTACTTTGCGATTTGCTATGGTCTGATCCTGATTCCCAAATTGAGGGGTGGGCTGAGAGTGATCGAGGTGTGTCATGTACGTTTGGAGCTGATAGGGTTACTGAATTTTTGGAGAGGAATGATCTTGATCTCATATGTCGGGGCCACCAG GTAGTGGAGGATGGGTACGAGTTTTTTGCGAAACGTAGATTAGTCACAATATTTTCAGCTCCAAACTATGGTGGGGAATTCGATAACGCAGGTGCTCTATTAAGTGTTGATGAAGCTCTTATGTgttcttttgaaattttgaaacctgTGGAAAACAAACCAGTTGAAACCAAACAAGTTGAACACAAACCAACTGAAGGCAGTTCTAATACATCAGGGTTGACTCTTAAGAAG GTTCTCCTATCCACGGGCTCTTCTGGCTTTCGTTGA
- the LOC122057793 gene encoding U1 small nuclear ribonucleoprotein A, translating to MLAEMSTAEVPPNMTIYINNLNEKIKLEELKKSLFAVFSQFGKILEVLAFKTLKHKGQAWVVFEEVSSATNALRQMQGFPFYDKPMRIQYAKTKSDVISKADGTFVPRERRKRHDDRAERKKKEQHHDANQAGMGLNSAYAGAFGATPPLSQLPYMGGAKSVLPEAPAPPNNILFVQNLPADTTPMMLQMLFCQYPGFKEVRMVEAKPGIAFVEYGDEMQSTVAMQGLQGFKITQQNPMLITYAKK from the exons ATGCTTGCAGAGATGAGCACAGCCGAGGTTCCTCCGAATATGACCATATACATCAACAATCTCAACGAGAAAATCAAACTTGAAG AGCTGAAGAAGTCTCTATTCGCGGTTTTCTCACAGTTCGGCAAGATCTTGGAGGTTTTAGCATTCAAGACTTTGAAACATAAAGGCCAAGCTTGGGTTGTCTTTGAAGAGGTTTCCTCGGCCACCAATGCTCTCCGGCAAATGCAGGGTTTTCCGTTCTATGACAAGCCAATG AGGATACAATATGCAAAGACAAAATCAGATGTGATATCAAAGGCTGATGGTACTTTTGTTCCAAGGGAAAGGCGAAAGAGGCATGATGATAGAG ctgagagaaagaaaaaagaacagcATCATGATGCTAATCAAGCAGGGATGGGTTTAAATTCTGCTTATGCCGGTGCCTTTGGTGCAACACCTCCT CTTTCACAATTACCATACATGGGAGGGGCAAAGTCTGTTCTTCCAGAGGCACCTGCTCCACCGAATAACATTTTGTTTGTTCAAAATCTCCCTGCTGATACGACTCCCATGATGCTGCAAATGCTGTTCTGCCAGTACCCCGGGTTTAAGGAGGTTAGAATGGTAGAAGCAAAGCCAGGAATTGCTTTTGTTGAGTATGGAGATGAGATGCAATCAACAGTTGCAATGCAAGGTCTACAGGGTTTTAAGATAACCCAACAGAATCCAATGCTCATTACCTACGCAAAGAAATAG
- the LOC122057392 gene encoding uncharacterized protein LOC122057392: MDSAVLSLLLFVFLISSSSGKPNGVCISPGGRFPPFSSEGKPPRKVNRGPKDLTLCRVFRRNTCCDVSQTHPALVTIRRLASAGEASQECLQLWELLECSICDPHVGVQPGPPLVCASFCDRVFQACSNAYFSMDPMTQVLSPCGLSDFVCGRASEWASNSTELCQLAGFAVKLSEEGYQGAEEPSCYGGKASLDSIADSLKSSQSGVYHKAENAGVFEDFQQWVREMPFSERVSWAVGGMVLTAGLLFVSKRKSHIKRQKQEAILRTAKKLEAKMSQQSPTSRGKRK; this comes from the exons ATGGATTCTGCAGTTCTGTCTCTGCTTCTCTTCGTCTtcctaatttcttcttcttcag GTAAACCTAATGGAGTGTGCATTTCCCCTGGTGGCCGCTTTCCTCCATTCTCATCTGAAGGGAAACCTCCTAGAAAAGTAAATAGAGGTCCCAAAGATTTGACTCTTTGCAGGGTGTTCCGAAGAAACACGTGCTGTGATGTATCCCAGACGCATCCAGCTCTGGTAACCATAAGAAGGTTGGCTTCCGCAGGGGAAGCCAGCCAAGAGTGCTTACAATTATGGGAACTTTTGGAATGCTCCATCTGTGATCCACATGTTGGTGTTCAGCCTGGACCTCCTCTTGTGTGTGCTTCTTTTTGTGATAGGGTCTTCCAGGCTTGCTCAAATGCTTACTTCTCTATGGATCCAATGACCCAA GTTCTGTCCCCGTGCGGATTAAGTGACTTTGTTTGTGGTAGAGCTTCTGAGTGGGCCTCTAACAGTACGGAGCTCTGCCAACTTGCAGGTTTTGCTGTTAAATTGTCTGAGGAAGGGTACCAGGGTGCTGAAGAACCATCCTGCTATGGTGGGAAAGCCAGTTTAGATTCCATTGCAGATTCATTGAAGTCTTCGCAATCTGGGGTATATCACAAAGCTGAGAATGCAGGtgtttttgaagattttcaGCAGTGGGTGAGGGAAATGCCATTTAGTGAAAGGGTATCATGGGCAGTTGGAGGGATGGTGCTCACAGCAGGACTTTTGTTTGTGAG CAAAAGGAAAAGCCACATCAAACGCCAAAAGCAAGAAGCCATTCTGCGCACTGCGAAGAAACTTGAAGCTAAGATGAGCCAGCAGTCTCCGACTAGTCGAgggaagaggaagtga
- the LOC122057282 gene encoding dormancy-associated protein homolog 3-like: MGLLDKLWDDTFAGPQPENGLGKLRKHSSFSFRSNSVKEAEVENGRSYMDEMTEEATRVTRSIMIVKPPGNYGSPPVSPAGSTPPVSPFSGGKGSNRFRRKSASDAYERAANKEDGARSPRSSFDV; encoded by the exons ATGGGTCTCCTCGACAAGCTCTGGGACGACACTTTCGCCGGACCACAACCGGAAAACGGCCTTGGCAAGCTCCGTAAACACTCCAGCTTCAGTTTCCGATCAAATTCCGTCAAGG AAGCGGAGGTCGAGAATGGAAGATCATACATGGATGAGATGACGGAGGAGGCGACGAGGGTTACGCGTAGCATCATGATAGTGAAGCCTCCTGGAAATTATGGATCACCGCCGGTTTCTCCTGCCGGATCTACTCCTCCGGTATCTCCATTTTCCG GAGGTAAGGGATCGAACAGGTTCCGACGGAAATCGGCGTCGGATGCGTACGAGAGAGCGGCAAATAAGGAGGATGGAGCCAGGAGCCCTCGTTCTTCTTTTGATGTGTAA
- the LOC122056913 gene encoding allantoate deiminase 1-like: protein MAAAAELIGLLESLCKDPESYLSYDGHCNGFAADSLAGSLICTVGEIPSWPSASNVIPGQVIFTIDLHAMEDMAREAIIIERSVACNIERKHDAGAVVCDPGLSSKMKSPAYSALKKMEQLYVILGSKMKSSAYSALKKMVGEVQDEVPVLMSGAGHDAMAISQLTEVFPFFCFLFVRVVYI from the exons ATGGCTGCCGCTGCTGAACTAATTGGATTGTTGGAAAGTCTTTGTAAAGATCCTGAGAGCTACTTGTCTTATGATGGCCATTGTAATGGCTTCGCAGCAGATTCTCTTGCAGGATCACTCATCTGTACAGTTGGAGAGATACCTAGCTGGCCAAGTGCAAGTAATGTCATTCCAGGCCAG GTAATCTTCACCATAGATTTACATGCAATGGAAGACATGGCACGTGAAGCCATTATCATTGAACGTTCTGTAGCTTGCAACATTGAACGTAAG CATGATGCAGGAGCAGTTGTATGTGATCCTGGTCTAAGTTCAAAAATGAAGTCTCCTGCTTACTCTGCCCTGAAAAAGATG GAGCAGTTGTATGTGATCCTGGGTTCAAAAATGAAGTCTTCTGCTTACTCTGCCCTGAAAAAGATGGTAGGTGAGGTTCAAGATGAAGTACCTGTTCTGATGAGTGGAGCAGGGCATGATGCAATGGCCATATCTCAATTAACCGAGGTTTTTCCATTCTTCTGCTTTTTGTTTGTACGAGTGGTTTACATCTGA
- the LOC122058338 gene encoding 50S ribosomal protein L18-like — protein sequence MVIPPAVRPPRVTKFLKPYVLKMHFTNKYVNAQVTHSPTATVAASANSQEKLLRLGMECTRDVAAAGEIGKILGERLLLKDIPAVSVLLKREQKYHGKVKAVIDSLRETGIKLL from the coding sequence ATGGTCATCCCTCCAGCTGTTAGACCACCAAGAGTTACAAAATTTCTTAAGCCATATGTGCTGAAGATGCACTTCACAAACAAGTATGTTAATGCTCAAGTGACCCACTCACCAACAGCTACAGTAGCCGCCTCTGCAAACTCACAGGAGAAGTTGCTAAGGTTGGGCATGGAATGCACCCGGGATGTTGCGGCTGCGGGAGAGATTGGGAAGATACTGGGGGAGCGCTTGCTTCTCAAGGACATTCCTGCTGTCTCTGTTTTGTTGAAGAGGGAACAAAAGTACCATGGCAAGGTAAAGGCTGTGATTGATTCTTTAAGGGAAACAGGTATAAAGCTGCTTTAA